The Gemmatimonadaceae bacterium genome window below encodes:
- a CDS encoding efflux RND transporter periplasmic adaptor subunit — MTGLPLKRRTLIVSVVGLTLFALFVFVAVRAGPLAPIAVTVTTVDAQPVSPTIFGVGTVESRYSYRIGPTTAGRVKRVLVEVGDRVAAGQLLSEIDAVDLEDRRQAQLATIRRSEAALGDVDARQRFAQTEERRYEQLLAARSTSEEILASKRQARQIADASLASAREELARTRAERDGLNAQLQNLRLIAPVAGLIVARDADPGTTVVAGQSVIELVDPRSLWVHVRFDQGNAEGLKAGLLANVVLRSRGEKPLPGRVLRREPRADAVTEEMLAKVTLTAMPDPLPSIGELAEVTVSLPTLPSSPVVPNAAVHRVNGTVGVWHVVNGDLQFTPVTIGAADLNGHVQVRTGLRVGDRIVVYSAKSLSARSRISIVDRIAGVAR, encoded by the coding sequence ATGACCGGCCTTCCGCTCAAACGTCGCACACTTATCGTGTCGGTCGTTGGCCTCACGCTGTTCGCGCTATTCGTATTCGTGGCGGTACGCGCTGGGCCGCTGGCACCAATCGCCGTGACCGTCACCACCGTGGATGCCCAACCGGTGTCGCCGACAATCTTCGGCGTTGGCACGGTCGAATCCCGCTACAGCTACCGCATTGGCCCCACGACCGCAGGGCGCGTAAAACGCGTTCTGGTCGAGGTCGGTGATCGCGTGGCCGCAGGACAACTTCTGAGCGAAATAGACGCCGTCGACCTTGAAGATCGACGGCAGGCGCAGTTGGCCACGATTCGACGCAGTGAAGCGGCACTCGGTGACGTTGATGCGCGGCAACGCTTCGCGCAAACCGAAGAGCGACGGTATGAGCAACTGTTGGCTGCCCGTTCGACCAGTGAAGAAATTCTTGCGTCTAAACGTCAGGCACGCCAGATCGCCGATGCCTCACTGGCAAGTGCACGCGAAGAGCTTGCGCGCACACGCGCCGAGCGCGATGGGCTGAATGCACAATTGCAGAATCTTCGGCTCATCGCGCCGGTCGCCGGTCTGATCGTTGCGCGCGACGCCGACCCCGGCACGACGGTCGTCGCCGGGCAGTCGGTGATCGAGCTCGTGGATCCTCGCTCGCTGTGGGTGCACGTGCGCTTCGATCAGGGCAACGCGGAAGGACTGAAAGCCGGGCTCCTGGCCAACGTCGTGCTGCGCTCGCGAGGCGAGAAGCCACTGCCGGGGCGCGTACTACGCCGGGAACCTCGTGCCGATGCTGTCACCGAGGAGATGCTCGCCAAGGTGACATTGACCGCCATGCCCGATCCGCTGCCGTCCATCGGAGAACTCGCCGAAGTGACCGTGAGCCTGCCCACACTACCCTCATCGCCGGTCGTTCCGAACGCCGCCGTGCACCGGGTCAATGGAACCGTCGGCGTGTGGCACGTGGTGAATGGCGATCTGCAATTCACTCCGGTCACAATCGGCGCCGCCGATCTAAATGGTCATGTACAGGTGCGCACTGGGCTTCGCGTTGGCGATCGCATTGTGGTGTATAGTGCCAAATCACTGAGCGCGCGCAGTCGCATTTCCATCGTTGATCGCATCGCCGGAGTGGCGAGATGA
- a CDS encoding ABC transporter permease, which yields MISLAGRDILHAWGKFVLTGFGLGLLIGVTLTMAGVYRGMVDDGKALLDNSSAELWVVQQETLGPYAEPSSLYDDLYRGILAVPGVDQAANVTYLTMQVRTARQDVRAMVVGIASGEPGTPGWPPYLVAGRQITRSHYEAVADIASGFSLGDHIRLRRNSYTVVGLTRRMVSSGGDPMVFIPLKDAQQAQFLKDNDAVLQLRRRTGENPAFNRAGVPGLLDAVIGSQSRNPYVNAVLVRLKPGYVPDDVAAAIARSQRLTVYTRPQMEGILVGKLIATSARQIGMFLVILAIVSAAIVAFIIYTMTLGKIREIAVLKLIGTKNRTIAAMILQQAIGLGVIGFVVGKIAATFWAPIFPKYVLLVPRDSLVGFFAVMLICVLASLIAIHAALKVDPAEAIGG from the coding sequence ATGATCAGCCTGGCCGGACGGGATATCCTGCACGCCTGGGGAAAATTCGTCCTGACCGGTTTCGGTCTTGGTCTGCTCATCGGTGTGACGTTGACCATGGCGGGCGTGTACCGCGGCATGGTAGACGACGGCAAGGCGCTCCTCGACAACAGCAGCGCGGAACTGTGGGTGGTGCAGCAGGAAACATTGGGTCCCTACGCGGAGCCGTCCAGTCTCTATGATGATCTGTACCGTGGGATTCTCGCCGTGCCCGGCGTTGATCAAGCGGCCAACGTCACGTACCTCACCATGCAGGTCCGCACCGCACGGCAAGATGTTCGGGCGATGGTGGTTGGAATCGCGTCTGGCGAGCCGGGCACACCAGGCTGGCCACCCTATCTCGTGGCTGGCCGACAGATCACTCGCAGTCACTATGAAGCCGTAGCTGACATTGCCAGCGGGTTCAGCCTCGGCGATCACATCAGGCTTCGCCGCAATTCGTACACGGTGGTCGGTCTCACGCGCCGCATGGTGTCGTCGGGCGGCGATCCGATGGTGTTCATTCCGCTCAAGGACGCCCAGCAAGCCCAGTTTCTCAAGGACAACGATGCGGTGTTGCAGCTTCGACGCCGCACCGGCGAGAATCCCGCTTTCAACCGGGCCGGTGTGCCGGGATTGCTCGACGCGGTGATCGGATCGCAGAGTCGGAACCCGTATGTCAACGCCGTACTGGTTCGCCTCAAACCTGGATATGTGCCGGACGACGTCGCCGCCGCTATCGCACGTTCGCAGCGCCTGACGGTTTACACGCGACCGCAGATGGAAGGCATTCTCGTTGGCAAATTGATTGCCACATCCGCCAGGCAGATTGGAATGTTTCTGGTGATCCTGGCGATCGTGAGTGCGGCGATTGTCGCCTTCATCATCTACACGATGACGCTTGGCAAGATTCGCGAGATCGCCGTCCTCAAGTTGATTGGCACGAAAAACCGCACGATCGCCGCCATGATCCTCCAGCAAGCGATTGGATTGGGCGTGATCGGGTTCGTGGTCGGCAAGATCGCGGCAACATTCTGGGCGCCGATCTTTCCCAAGTACGTGCTGCTCGTGCCGCGCGACTCACTGGTCGGCTTTTTTGCCGTGATGCTGATCTGCGTGCTCGCCAGTCTCATTGCCATTCACGCGGCGCTCAAGGTCGATCCGGCCGAAGCCATTGGAGGCTGA
- a CDS encoding ABC transporter ATP-binding protein: protein MSARGILVEGLTKRYGAGDTAVDALKGVDMYVAPGEVVGLIGPSGSGKSTLLKCLGAVIEPSSGRMVLDNQVIYDNAWKIPDLRTLRRDRIGFVFQAPYLIPFLDVTDNVALLPMLAGVANGEARSRARALLDALDVGHRANGMPSQLSGGEQQRVSIARALVNRPPVILADEPTAPLDSERALTVIGILHEMAHRYETAIIVVTHDEKIIPTFKRIYHIRDGKTHEEVGEGREFAGARRA, encoded by the coding sequence ATGAGTGCACGGGGCATACTGGTTGAAGGACTCACCAAGCGCTATGGCGCCGGAGATACGGCGGTCGATGCCCTCAAGGGCGTGGACATGTATGTCGCGCCAGGCGAAGTGGTCGGTCTCATCGGCCCTTCAGGCTCTGGGAAGTCCACGCTGCTCAAGTGTCTTGGTGCCGTGATCGAACCCTCCTCCGGCCGCATGGTCCTCGACAATCAGGTGATATACGACAACGCCTGGAAAATTCCCGACCTGCGCACGCTCCGTCGTGACCGGATTGGTTTCGTCTTTCAGGCGCCGTACCTCATTCCGTTTCTCGACGTCACGGACAATGTGGCGCTGCTCCCGATGCTGGCCGGTGTTGCCAATGGAGAAGCCCGTTCGCGAGCGCGGGCACTGCTCGACGCGCTCGACGTGGGGCACCGCGCGAATGGCATGCCCTCACAACTCTCCGGCGGTGAGCAGCAGCGGGTCTCAATCGCGCGGGCGCTGGTCAACCGCCCTCCGGTCATCTTGGCGGACGAACCAACCGCTCCACTGGACAGCGAACGGGCGCTCACCGTGATCGGCATCCTGCATGAGATGGCACATCGCTATGAGACCGCCATCATCGTGGTCACGCACGACGAGAAAATCATCCCGACGTTCAAGCGCATCTATCACATCCGCGACGGCAAGACTCATGAAGAAGTCGGCGAGGGGCGGGAATTCGCTGGAGCACGACGTGCGTGA
- a CDS encoding efflux transporter outer membrane subunit gives MKPGRPFTALVVMTMLTGCASGPAFVPPTAPTGSAYSAIPLSARTDSALGALGGSQRFVEGVNADAAWWRELRSPKLDTLIAQALIASPSLDAAEATLRQAQERYAAQSGNSHYPQVDAGFGAQRQRFNPSALGQDAEPREFSLFSATVGVRYRLDLAGGNRRALEALAARADYQQFQVEGARLTLSASIAGTAVRQAQLSALVDAMEAMLRIEDDQLAITRERLRLGAASDDEVLALQLQREQSRAAIPQQRTLQQQSRHLLATLVGRAPSDGSVPRFEMAEFTLPVTVPVTVPSELVRRRPDIRAAEALMRAANAEYGSAVAKSYPQFNLSGTLGSQALTAGALFGSGSALWSLVAQLTQPLFNPGLSADKRGALAAFDAAAANYQNVVLGALRNVADQLRALDSDAQALSAWASADAAARAALESVQRQYSLGSASYLQVLTMQHQAQQTQAPLIAARAQRLVDTIALYQALGGDETPLTFGSITRRMK, from the coding sequence ATGAAACCCGGTAGGCCTTTCACGGCGTTGGTCGTGATGACGATGCTGACGGGCTGCGCATCCGGCCCGGCCTTTGTGCCGCCCACCGCGCCCACTGGCAGCGCGTATTCGGCCATTCCCTTGTCAGCCCGCACCGACTCGGCACTGGGCGCGCTTGGTGGGTCGCAGCGCTTCGTTGAAGGTGTGAACGCCGACGCCGCATGGTGGCGCGAGTTGCGTTCGCCAAAGCTGGACACGCTTATCGCGCAGGCATTGATCGCCAGTCCATCACTGGACGCGGCCGAGGCCACGCTGCGGCAGGCGCAGGAACGCTATGCCGCGCAATCCGGCAACAGCCACTATCCACAGGTGGACGCGGGCTTCGGCGCTCAACGCCAGCGCTTCAACCCATCGGCGCTGGGGCAGGATGCCGAACCACGGGAGTTCAGCCTGTTCAGTGCGACGGTAGGTGTTCGGTATCGACTCGATCTGGCTGGCGGCAACCGACGCGCGCTTGAGGCACTCGCGGCCCGCGCCGACTATCAACAGTTCCAAGTGGAAGGGGCCCGCCTCACTCTGTCCGCCAGTATCGCCGGCACGGCCGTGCGCCAAGCGCAACTGTCTGCACTCGTCGATGCCATGGAAGCGATGCTGCGCATCGAAGACGACCAGCTCGCCATCACCCGTGAGCGTCTGCGTCTTGGTGCCGCCTCCGACGACGAAGTACTCGCCCTACAACTCCAGCGTGAACAAAGTCGTGCGGCCATTCCGCAGCAGCGTACGCTGCAGCAGCAAAGCCGACATCTGCTGGCCACGCTCGTTGGTCGTGCGCCAAGTGATGGCAGCGTGCCCCGGTTTGAAATGGCAGAGTTCACACTCCCTGTCACGGTGCCCGTCACCGTGCCGTCAGAACTCGTGCGACGTCGTCCGGACATTCGGGCCGCGGAAGCCTTGATGCGTGCGGCCAACGCAGAGTACGGCAGTGCCGTGGCGAAGTCGTATCCGCAATTCAACCTGAGCGGCACCCTGGGTTCGCAAGCGCTCACGGCCGGGGCCCTGTTCGGCAGCGGATCCGCCCTGTGGAGTCTGGTTGCGCAGCTCACGCAACCGCTGTTCAATCCGGGGCTATCTGCCGACAAGCGGGGCGCGCTGGCCGCGTTTGACGCGGCGGCAGCGAACTATCAGAACGTGGTGCTTGGCGCGTTACGCAATGTCGCCGACCAACTGCGCGCACTGGATAGCGACGCACAAGCCCTGTCGGCGTGGGCAAGTGCGGACGCCGCCGCACGCGCCGCGCTGGAGTCGGTGCAGCGACAGTATTCGCTGGGGTCCGCAAGCTATTTGCAAGTGCTCACGATGCAGCATCAGGCGCAGCAGACGCAAGCTCCCCTCATCGCGGCCCGTGCGCAGCGGTTGGTGGATACCATCGCGCTGTATCAGGCACTTGGCGGCGATGAGACGCCGCTCACATTCGGCTCCATTACGCGGAGGATGAAATGA
- a CDS encoding PD40 domain-containing protein, translating into MSEDATHPPALVAVGVTGNEIGVYVVDVQRGATTKLPVDGGLTAWGMTENGDSLLFSAGRNQLFIRAMDGSGTQVPVLTFPDWTPLATLSAWGPWIAFTGRFGGVMQRIGVAHRDSMGLVRPLSSAPREESVPAISPDGKWLAFTSVEDGREQVFVTAFPIPGGRLPVSTNSVAWPSWRRDSRTIYFQQGNRIMAADFDGAPSPR; encoded by the coding sequence ATGTCCGAAGACGCCACGCACCCGCCCGCGCTGGTCGCAGTCGGGGTAACCGGCAACGAGATCGGTGTGTATGTCGTTGACGTGCAGCGAGGCGCCACGACCAAGTTGCCGGTGGATGGAGGGCTGACCGCCTGGGGGATGACCGAGAATGGTGACTCGCTGCTGTTCAGCGCGGGCCGCAACCAGCTGTTCATTCGCGCCATGGATGGAAGCGGTACACAGGTGCCAGTGCTGACGTTTCCCGACTGGACGCCCTTGGCGACACTCAGCGCGTGGGGGCCGTGGATTGCGTTCACCGGCCGGTTCGGCGGCGTTATGCAACGCATCGGCGTGGCCCATCGCGATTCGATGGGTTTGGTGCGACCGCTCAGCAGTGCCCCGCGCGAAGAAAGCGTCCCGGCGATTTCGCCTGATGGTAAGTGGCTGGCGTTCACGTCGGTGGAGGATGGCCGCGAACAGGTGTTCGTGACGGCGTTCCCCATTCCCGGCGGGCGACTCCCCGTGTCCACGAATAGCGTCGCGTGGCCCTCGTGGCGGCGCGATTCCCGCACCATCTACTTTCAGCAGGGCAATCGCATCATGGCCGCCGACTTCGACGGTGCGCCATCGCCGCGCTGA
- a CDS encoding type II toxin-antitoxin system HipA family toxin: protein MIARVQLWGSTIGAVVLGDGKDVAAFQYDPDFARSGIELSPLTLPLGDRVYEFPALSRQTFRGLPGLLADSLPDTFGNALINAWLAAQGRTADSFNAVERLCYTGARGMGALEFAPTLGPKPRRAARIEVDALVRLASDVLTHRSDVQGHFHGAGKEKALREILRVGTSAGGARAKAVIAWNRTTNEVRSGQISAGDGFEYWLLKFDGVAGNKDRELDDPQGYGAIEFAYHLMARAAGIAMTECRLLEENGRRHFMTQRFDRIRDGAKRHMLSLGALAHFDFNQAGAHSYEQALRTMRQLHLPHAALEQQFRRMVFNIVARNQDDHVKNIAFLMDRHGEWSLAPAFDVSYSYNPSGLWTATHQMTLNGKRDGFTLADFKACATSALMKRGRAAAIIDDVQMAVRRWHEFAAAAQLPDAWRDKIQRTHRLGFPNT, encoded by the coding sequence GTGATCGCGCGCGTGCAGTTGTGGGGCAGCACCATCGGCGCCGTCGTGCTTGGCGACGGGAAGGACGTCGCCGCTTTTCAGTATGACCCCGACTTCGCGCGCAGCGGAATCGAACTCTCGCCGCTCACGCTGCCGCTCGGTGATCGGGTATACGAGTTTCCGGCGCTGTCCAGGCAGACGTTTCGCGGACTCCCCGGGCTTTTGGCGGATTCGCTGCCCGACACCTTCGGCAACGCCCTGATAAACGCGTGGCTCGCGGCGCAGGGGCGTACCGCCGACAGCTTCAATGCGGTGGAGCGGCTCTGCTACACGGGCGCGCGTGGCATGGGCGCGCTCGAGTTCGCGCCGACGCTTGGGCCAAAGCCACGACGCGCAGCCAGGATTGAAGTCGACGCACTCGTACGCCTGGCAAGTGACGTGCTCACGCATCGCAGCGACGTGCAGGGGCATTTCCACGGCGCCGGCAAGGAGAAGGCGTTGCGCGAGATTCTGCGCGTTGGCACGTCGGCAGGCGGCGCGCGCGCCAAGGCAGTCATCGCGTGGAATCGTACCACGAACGAAGTGCGTTCCGGGCAGATTTCGGCCGGCGACGGTTTCGAGTACTGGCTATTGAAATTCGACGGCGTGGCCGGCAATAAGGATAGGGAGCTGGACGATCCACAGGGCTATGGCGCGATCGAGTTTGCGTATCACCTGATGGCGAGGGCGGCCGGCATTGCCATGACCGAGTGCCGGTTGCTGGAGGAAAACGGGCGACGGCACTTCATGACGCAACGCTTCGATCGCATCAGAGACGGCGCGAAGCGGCATATGCTGTCACTCGGGGCACTGGCGCATTTCGATTTCAATCAGGCCGGTGCCCATTCGTACGAACAGGCGCTGCGCACCATGCGCCAACTGCACCTGCCGCACGCCGCGCTCGAGCAGCAGTTCCGACGGATGGTCTTCAACATCGTGGCGCGAAATCAGGACGATCATGTGAAGAACATCGCGTTTCTCATGGACCGGCACGGCGAGTGGTCACTCGCTCCCGCCTTTGACGTGTCCTACAGCTACAATCCATCCGGCCTCTGGACAGCCACGCACCAGATGACGCTGAATGGCAAACGCGACGGATTTACGTTGGCGGATTTCAAAGCGTGCGCAACGTCAGCGCTGATGAAACGCGGCCGCGCGGCGGCGATCATTGACGACGTGCAGATGGCGGTGAGGCGATGGCACGAATTCGCAGCCGCGGCGCAATTGCCCGATGCATGGCGGGACAAGATTCAACGGACCCATCGGCTGGGCTTTCCCAATACGTGA
- a CDS encoding helix-turn-helix transcriptional regulator — protein MRISTELSDAAILHELGARLASARLANHLTQAALAEQAGISKRTVERLESGEVATHLSGFLRVCRVLGLLARFDVLVPEPTPTPMEQLARQGRKRQRASSRNVTPPARKTWAWGDAP, from the coding sequence ATGCGGATTAGTACGGAACTGTCCGACGCGGCCATCCTCCACGAGCTCGGTGCGCGCCTCGCCAGTGCGAGACTGGCGAACCACCTCACGCAGGCAGCGCTCGCGGAGCAAGCGGGAATCTCCAAACGGACCGTAGAACGCTTGGAATCCGGCGAGGTCGCGACCCACCTCTCCGGATTCCTGCGCGTGTGCCGGGTGCTGGGACTGCTGGCGCGCTTTGACGTGCTGGTGCCGGAACCCACGCCAACCCCGATGGAGCAACTGGCACGGCAAGGTCGCAAACGCCAGCGGGCCTCATCGCGGAATGTGACCCCACCCGCGCGCAAGACCTGGGCGTGGGGTGACGCGCCGTGA
- a CDS encoding serine/threonine protein kinase, whose product MSDLSRLTAALANRYVIDRELGVGGMATVYLARDLRHDRVVAIKVLGDEHAAALGAERFDREIKLLARLRHPFVLPLHDSGSADGVLYFVMPFIDGESLRARLGHGGPMAVDDTIAIVRQVADALDYAHSEGVVHRDVKPENILVSRHGHALLADFGSARQGEHLPSASANLTQPLR is encoded by the coding sequence GTGAGCGACCTCTCACGGCTGACCGCCGCCCTCGCAAACCGATACGTCATCGACCGCGAACTCGGGGTCGGTGGCATGGCTACCGTGTATCTCGCGCGTGATTTGCGGCACGATCGTGTCGTTGCGATCAAGGTACTCGGTGACGAACACGCGGCCGCGCTGGGCGCCGAGCGATTCGACCGTGAGATCAAGCTGCTGGCGCGCCTTCGTCATCCGTTCGTGCTGCCGTTGCACGATTCGGGGTCGGCCGATGGTGTGCTGTACTTCGTGATGCCATTCATCGATGGCGAATCGCTGCGCGCGCGCCTCGGGCATGGCGGTCCGATGGCGGTGGACGACACCATCGCGATCGTGCGGCAGGTGGCCGATGCCCTGGACTACGCGCATAGCGAAGGCGTGGTCCATCGCGACGTGAAACCGGAGAACATTCTGGTCTCGCGCCATGGGCACGCGTTGCTGGCCGACTTCGGCAGTGCGCGACAGGGTGAGCATCTGCCGAGCGCGTCGGCGAACCTGACGCAACCTTTGCGCTGA
- a CDS encoding creatininase family protein, with product MSLIAANASAQGRGAGGSDSAQAARRAAANKPRTIDGINTVWIEELTQPEFRDLIKDGHTTVLIMTGGVENNDGNLQMNKHNINIKLLGEMIARKMGKTLVAPLVTLEPGNAGANIQPGRAGPMITQATYVSLLFDMGNYLRSMGFKEIFYLGDSGGNARGMQAAADSLTQIFASSPDKVSFKHIAEFYNHTSVVQPYIQNELKIPEGIKIGASSGTSGLHEELGIDATMALADPQSIRFQQRVKAGQAEINGIKFQSLAWLQDLGRKVADVRVTATINAINAYRATLPKP from the coding sequence ATGTCGCTGATCGCGGCGAACGCCTCGGCGCAGGGGCGGGGGGCCGGCGGCTCCGATAGCGCTCAGGCGGCCCGGCGCGCGGCGGCAAACAAGCCCCGCACCATTGACGGTATCAACACCGTGTGGATCGAGGAACTCACGCAGCCCGAGTTTCGCGACTTGATCAAAGACGGGCACACGACCGTGCTGATCATGACCGGAGGGGTGGAGAACAACGACGGCAACCTCCAGATGAACAAGCACAACATCAACATCAAGCTGCTGGGTGAGATGATCGCCCGGAAGATGGGGAAGACGCTGGTCGCGCCGCTGGTCACGCTCGAACCCGGCAATGCCGGTGCGAATATTCAGCCCGGTCGAGCGGGCCCGATGATCACGCAGGCCACCTACGTCTCGTTGCTCTTCGACATGGGCAACTACCTGCGCAGCATGGGCTTCAAGGAGATCTTCTACCTGGGAGACAGCGGCGGGAACGCGCGCGGCATGCAAGCCGCAGCCGACTCGCTGACCCAGATCTTCGCCAGCAGTCCGGACAAGGTCTCCTTCAAGCACATTGCCGAGTTCTACAACCACACCAGCGTGGTCCAGCCGTACATCCAGAACGAGCTCAAGATCCCGGAAGGGATCAAGATCGGGGCGAGTTCGGGCACCAGCGGCCTGCACGAGGAGCTCGGCATCGACGCCACGATGGCCCTCGCCGACCCGCAGTCGATCCGCTTCCAGCAGCGTGTGAAAGCGGGCCAGGCGGAGATCAACGGCATCAAATTTCAGTCGCTCGCCTGGCTGCAGGACCTCGGCCGCAAGGTCGCCGATGTGCGCGTGACGGCGACGATCAACGCGATCAACGCA